A stretch of Arthrobacter sunyaminii DNA encodes these proteins:
- the rpsR gene encoding 30S ribosomal protein S18 translates to MAKAELRKPKPKSNPLKAADITVIDYKDVALLRKFISDRGKIRARRVTGVTVQEQRKIAQAIKNAREVALLPYSGAGRG, encoded by the coding sequence ATGGCTAAGGCTGAACTTCGCAAGCCCAAACCAAAGTCCAATCCCTTGAAGGCCGCTGACATCACTGTCATCGACTACAAGGACGTAGCATTGCTGCGCAAGTTCATTTCCGACCGCGGAAAGATCCGCGCCCGTCGCGTAACTGGCGTAACCGTGCAGGAACAGCGCAAAATTGCACAGGCAATCAAGAATGCCCGTGAAGTTGCTCTCCTGCCGTACTCCGGCGCTGGCCGCGGCTAA
- the rplI gene encoding 50S ribosomal protein L9 has translation MAKLILTHEVTGLGAAGDVIEVKDGYARNFLLPRGFALTWTKGGEKQVESIKAARAAREHASLEDAQKQAAALSAKPVTLTVKAGESGRLFGTVKPADVAAAVEAAGLGTIDKRKVELPTHIKSVGSFQANVRLHDDVAAVIDLNVVAS, from the coding sequence ATGGCAAAGCTCATTCTGACCCACGAAGTAACCGGTCTCGGCGCTGCCGGCGACGTCATCGAGGTAAAGGACGGTTACGCACGTAACTTCCTGCTGCCCCGTGGCTTCGCTCTGACCTGGACCAAGGGTGGCGAGAAGCAGGTTGAGTCCATCAAGGCTGCCCGCGCTGCCCGCGAGCACGCTTCCCTGGAAGATGCTCAGAAGCAGGCTGCTGCACTCTCCGCCAAGCCGGTCACCCTGACCGTCAAGGCCGGCGAGTCCGGACGCCTCTTCGGCACGGTCAAGCCCGCCGACGTTGCTGCTGCTGTTGAGGCTGCCGGTCTCGGCACCATCGACAAGCGCAAGGTTGAACTGCCGACTCACATCAAGTCGGTTGGCTCCTTCCAGGCCAACGTTCGTCTGCACGACGACGTTGCTGCTGTCATCGACCTCAACGTCGTAGCCAGCTAG
- the dnaB gene encoding replicative DNA helicase has translation MSLTHTDSPASSSGSDFARTPPQDLVAEQSVLGGMMLSKDAIADVVEVLRGIDFYRPAHESIFEAIIDLYGRGEPADAVTVSDELTKRGEIGRIGGPAYLHTLIQSVPTAANAGFYAEIVRERAVLRRLVDAGTKIVQLGYSSDGMEVDDIVNAAQAEVYAVAERRTAEDYVPLKDIIEGTVDEIESAGHRGEGMTGVPTGFYELDELTQGLHPGQMIVIAARPAVGKSTFALDFARSAAIKNNMTTVFFSLEMGRNEIAMRLLSAEATIGLQDLRKGTIKDEQWGKIATTMGRMNDAPLFIDDSPNMSLMEIRAKCRRLKQRHDLKLVVLDYLQLMSSGKKVESRQQEVSEFSRALKLLAKELEVPVIALSQLNRGSEQRTDKKPMVSDLRESGSIEQDADMVILLHREDIYDKESPRAGEADVIVAKHRNGPTKTIVVGFQGHYSRFSNMAVEGGSGF, from the coding sequence GTGTCGCTCACGCATACTGACTCACCGGCATCGAGTTCGGGCTCCGACTTTGCGCGGACACCGCCGCAGGACCTGGTTGCCGAGCAGTCGGTCCTGGGCGGCATGATGCTCTCCAAGGACGCCATCGCCGACGTCGTTGAGGTCCTGCGCGGCATTGACTTCTACCGCCCTGCGCACGAGTCCATTTTCGAAGCCATCATTGACCTGTACGGCCGCGGCGAGCCCGCGGACGCCGTCACCGTGTCGGATGAACTCACCAAGCGCGGTGAGATTGGCCGCATCGGCGGGCCCGCGTATCTGCACACCCTGATCCAGTCGGTTCCCACCGCTGCCAACGCCGGTTTCTACGCGGAGATTGTGCGTGAACGTGCGGTCCTCCGCCGGCTCGTGGACGCCGGCACCAAGATCGTCCAACTGGGCTACTCCAGCGACGGCATGGAAGTCGACGACATCGTCAACGCTGCCCAGGCCGAGGTATACGCCGTGGCTGAGCGCCGCACGGCCGAGGACTACGTACCGCTCAAGGACATCATCGAAGGAACGGTGGACGAGATTGAGTCGGCCGGCCACCGCGGCGAAGGCATGACCGGTGTGCCCACCGGCTTCTACGAACTCGACGAGCTGACCCAGGGGCTGCACCCCGGACAAATGATCGTCATTGCCGCCCGTCCGGCTGTCGGTAAGTCCACGTTCGCGCTGGACTTCGCCAGGTCCGCGGCCATCAAGAACAACATGACCACTGTCTTCTTCTCGCTGGAAATGGGCCGCAACGAGATTGCGATGCGCCTGCTTTCGGCCGAGGCAACCATCGGGCTGCAGGACCTGCGGAAGGGAACCATCAAGGACGAGCAGTGGGGCAAGATCGCCACCACCATGGGCCGGATGAATGACGCCCCGCTGTTCATCGATGACAGCCCGAACATGTCCCTGATGGAGATCCGGGCCAAGTGCCGCCGCCTGAAGCAGCGCCATGATCTCAAGCTGGTGGTGTTGGATTACCTGCAGCTGATGTCCTCGGGCAAAAAGGTGGAGTCCCGGCAGCAGGAAGTTTCGGAGTTCTCCCGTGCGCTGAAACTGCTGGCCAAGGAGTTGGAAGTGCCGGTGATTGCGCTCTCCCAGCTGAACCGAGGCTCTGAGCAGCGCACCGACAAGAAACCCATGGTGTCCGACCTCCGTGAATCCGGCTCCATTGAGCAGGACGCCGACATGGTCATCCTGCTGCACCGTGAAGACATCTATGACAAGGAATCCCCGCGTGCCGGCGAGGCAGACGTCATTGTGGCCAAGCACCGCAACGGGCCCACCAAAACCATCGTGGTGGGCTTTCAGGGCCATTACTCCCGCTTCTCCAACATGGCGGTGGAGGGCGGCTCAGGCTTCTAG